A genomic window from Deinococcus detaillensis includes:
- a CDS encoding HU family DNA-binding protein: MAKSTKAAAKPAPAAKAPPAPVKAAAETSEKIAKTQIIDMVADRTSLNKKQAGESVAVMLDVVVEALKEGKSVGLPGLGTFSVAKTAARQGVRPGTSEKITIPAGKKVRFKVASTLKGNL; encoded by the coding sequence ATGGCTAAAAGTACCAAAGCGGCGGCCAAACCTGCGCCCGCTGCCAAAGCACCACCAGCACCTGTCAAGGCTGCTGCCGAGACCAGCGAAAAGATTGCCAAGACCCAGATCATCGATATGGTCGCTGACCGCACCAGCCTCAACAAAAAGCAGGCCGGCGAGTCCGTGGCCGTCATGCTCGATGTCGTGGTCGAAGCACTCAAAGAAGGCAAGAGCGTCGGTTTACCCGGCCTCGGCACCTTCAGCGTGGCCAAAACCGCCGCCCGTCAAGGCGTGCGCCCCGGCACCAGCGAGAAGATCACCATTCCCGCCGGCAAAAAGGTGCGCTTCAAAGTCGCCAGCACCCTCAAGGGCAACCTCTAA
- a CDS encoding M42 family metallopeptidase encodes MSSELSDFLLQLLNTPSPTGMTEQAVSLIEAEVMALGVETCRSRKGGLSWTLPGTDSGAGHLALSAHADTLGAMVKAVLPNGRLRLTQLGGYDWASIEGEYVTVHGQDGVSVTGTVVNDFQSFHVFAPQLRELRRSGDNLEVRLDAYTSSSQETRALGLEVGDFVSFEPRAVLTPAGYLKSRHIDNKASVAILLEVTRQLLKTPAPMTVGCFITTYEEVGHGAAPGFGEASEVIALDMAAVGRGQTSSEHHVTLCVKDSSGPYDHALGNRLRRAAQTAGIDLKVDIYPYYSSDASAAWGAGHDLPAALIGPGVDASHAYERTHLDALEATVALVLAYCHA; translated from the coding sequence ATGAGCAGCGAGCTTAGCGATTTCTTGCTTCAATTACTCAATACCCCCAGTCCGACTGGCATGACCGAGCAAGCCGTGAGTTTAATTGAAGCGGAAGTGATGGCGCTCGGCGTAGAAACGTGCCGCAGCCGCAAAGGTGGACTGTCTTGGACGCTGCCTGGTACGGACTCCGGCGCGGGGCATCTGGCCCTCAGCGCTCACGCGGATACCCTCGGCGCGATGGTCAAAGCGGTTTTACCCAATGGGCGGCTGCGCCTGACCCAGCTCGGCGGCTACGACTGGGCCAGCATCGAGGGCGAGTATGTGACGGTTCACGGCCAAGACGGTGTCAGCGTCACCGGCACGGTGGTCAACGACTTCCAGAGCTTTCACGTATTTGCGCCGCAACTGCGCGAACTGCGCCGCAGCGGCGATAACTTGGAAGTGCGGCTGGACGCGTACACCTCCAGCAGCCAAGAAACCCGCGCTCTGGGCTTAGAGGTGGGCGACTTTGTCAGCTTTGAGCCCCGCGCCGTGCTGACACCGGCGGGCTATCTCAAGAGCCGTCACATTGACAACAAAGCCAGCGTGGCCATTTTGCTGGAGGTGACCCGGCAGCTTCTCAAAACCCCCGCGCCGATGACGGTGGGCTGCTTTATCACCACCTACGAGGAAGTCGGGCACGGAGCAGCTCCGGGCTTTGGTGAGGCCAGCGAAGTGATCGCGCTGGATATGGCGGCCGTCGGGCGCGGGCAGACGAGCAGCGAACATCACGTGACGCTGTGCGTCAAAGACAGTAGCGGCCCTTATGATCACGCACTCGGCAACCGCCTGCGCCGGGCGGCTCAGACTGCCGGAATTGACCTCAAAGTGGACATCTACCCGTACTACTCCTCGGACGCCAGCGCGGCCTGGGGAGCCGGACACGACCTGCCCGCCGCGCTGATCGGCCCCGGCGTGGACGCCAGCCACGCCTACGAGCGCACCCACTTGGACGCGCTGGAGGCGACTGTGGCGCTGGTCTTGGCGTACTGTCATGCCTAA
- a CDS encoding HesA/MoeB/ThiF family protein — protein sequence MTAPPSPLPVYGSDPAPSAPTPNALTRTELRRYGRQLLLPEFASQQEHLKAAHVLVIGAGGLGCPVIAYLAGAGVGALRISDGDTVGLSNLQRQTLFTTLDVGKSKAQLAAARAQQVNPYVRVESCAALSQDNAPALLSGIDLVIDASDNFVTRYLVHDLCTAAGLPWVWGAAGGLEGMVSVFGPTFGLRQVFPTPDGAESCDEIGVMGPLLGVIGGVMAMEALKVLTGQPDTLANRLWTYDALSARVRVVRLTATTSAQT from the coding sequence ATGACTGCGCCGCCCTCTCCCCTCCCGGTTTACGGCAGCGACCCGGCCCCCAGCGCCCCGACCCCCAATGCACTGACCCGCACCGAACTGCGGCGCTACGGACGTCAGCTGCTGCTGCCCGAATTTGCCAGCCAGCAAGAGCACCTCAAAGCCGCCCATGTGCTGGTCATCGGCGCGGGCGGGCTGGGCTGCCCCGTTATCGCTTACCTGGCAGGCGCGGGCGTGGGCGCGTTGCGGATCTCCGACGGCGACACGGTGGGGCTGAGCAATTTGCAGCGCCAAACACTCTTTACCACCCTGGACGTGGGCAAAAGCAAAGCCCAGCTCGCCGCCGCCCGCGCCCAGCAGGTCAATCCGTATGTCAGGGTCGAAAGCTGCGCCGCGCTGAGCCAAGACAATGCCCCGGCACTCCTGAGCGGCATTGATCTGGTCATCGATGCCAGCGACAATTTCGTCACCCGCTACCTCGTCCACGACCTATGCACCGCCGCCGGGCTGCCGTGGGTCTGGGGCGCGGCGGGCGGCTTGGAGGGCATGGTCAGTGTCTTTGGCCCCACTTTTGGGCTGCGCCAAGTCTTTCCCACCCCAGACGGAGCCGAGTCCTGCGACGAGATCGGGGTAATGGGGCCGCTGTTAGGCGTGATCGGCGGCGTGATGGCCATGGAAGCCCTCAAGGTGCTGACCGGGCAACCGGACACCCTGGCCAATCGGCTGTGGACATACGACGCCCTGAGCGCCCGTGTGCGGGTGGTGCGCTTGACGGCCACAACTTCAGCCCAGACATAA
- a CDS encoding cytochrome P450 yields the protein MTSPEVQPELRPALVDVQAVYSRAALRDPYPLYERARSHGEVVPIPEWNAVAIFGHEEVSAVLRSPAALSGQLMAVEANAAAQGQVSEAMQLLRPMMLFHNGPSHARLRGLVSAAFTPRVVAEQEELVRGLVREILTAHQGAPFDLVDKLAVPLPVAVIAGMLGLSKDDEQQFRIWTQSVAELLGGIDTTPELLARIEADAREMRSYFRSLADDLRAKPQPGLLSALAAAEDEEGRLSSDELLANAVLLLAAGHETTSNLIGRGVLALLQQEGAWAELAALPELGNTQADELLRFTSPVQLTGRVLGAPLEIAGQSYTAGTHTMLLLAAANRDSRTFADPDRIDLTRANAGRHLAFASGPHYCLGASLARLETRVVFGELARYPQMRVLEDKPQYRPNIVLRGLSKLMVEL from the coding sequence ATGACCAGTCCTGAAGTTCAACCTGAGCTGCGGCCTGCCCTCGTCGACGTGCAAGCCGTGTATTCGCGGGCGGCGCTGCGCGATCCTTACCCACTTTACGAACGTGCCCGCAGTCACGGCGAGGTCGTGCCGATACCGGAATGGAACGCGGTGGCGATTTTCGGCCACGAGGAAGTCTCTGCGGTGCTGCGCTCGCCCGCCGCGCTCTCGGGGCAATTGATGGCGGTGGAAGCCAACGCCGCTGCCCAAGGCCAGGTCAGCGAGGCTATGCAGTTGCTCAGGCCGATGATGCTCTTTCACAACGGCCCCTCGCACGCCCGCCTGCGCGGATTGGTGAGCGCCGCCTTTACGCCCCGCGTGGTGGCCGAGCAAGAAGAATTGGTGCGCGGTCTGGTACGCGAGATTTTGACGGCGCATCAGGGCGCTCCCTTTGACCTCGTCGACAAGCTGGCCGTGCCGCTGCCGGTGGCGGTCATTGCCGGAATGCTGGGCTTGTCCAAAGACGACGAGCAGCAATTCCGAATCTGGACGCAGAGCGTGGCCGAGCTGCTGGGCGGTATCGACACCACCCCCGAACTGCTGGCCCGTATCGAGGCAGACGCCCGCGAGATGCGCTCCTACTTCCGCAGCCTCGCTGACGATCTCCGTGCCAAACCGCAACCGGGCCTCCTGAGCGCCCTCGCCGCCGCCGAAGACGAGGAAGGCCGCCTGAGTAGCGACGAACTGCTGGCCAACGCGGTGCTGCTGCTGGCCGCCGGGCACGAAACCACCAGCAACCTGATCGGGCGCGGGGTGCTGGCGCTGCTCCAGCAAGAAGGTGCGTGGGCTGAGTTGGCCGCTTTACCGGAACTCGGCAACACGCAAGCCGACGAACTGCTGCGCTTTACCAGTCCGGTGCAGCTGACGGGCCGCGTGCTGGGAGCGCCGCTGGAGATCGCTGGGCAGAGCTACACCGCCGGAACCCACACCATGCTGCTGCTGGCCGCCGCCAACCGCGATTCGCGCACCTTTGCCGACCCTGACCGCATCGATTTGACGCGGGCCAACGCGGGGCGGCATCTGGCCTTTGCCAGCGGGCCGCACTACTGCCTCGGCGCGAGCCTCGCCCGGCTGGAAACGCGGGTGGTGTTCGGTGAGTTGGCCCGCTACCCGCAGATGCGCGTGCTGGAAGACAAGCCGCAGTACCGCCCCAACATCGTGCTGCGCGGCTTGAGCAAGCTGATGGTGGAGCTTTAG
- a CDS encoding cysteine hydrolase family protein yields the protein MSDQIAQALLVLDAQRGDHQALEDADPRAADARLGIWRRAVTQARAGSVLVVFLQRDGAVGSDHEPLTRGWTLHPDFRVEERDVLLRVDNDDAFAGSPLILELRSRGVSRLSVLALPGSAAEAATQQGAQQAGFAVSRWPKEGQ from the coding sequence ATGAGTGATCAAATCGCCCAAGCCCTTCTCGTTCTCGACGCGCAGCGCGGCGACCACCAAGCGCTAGAAGACGCCGATCCCCGCGCCGCCGACGCCCGCTTGGGGATTTGGCGCAGGGCCGTGACGCAGGCCCGCGCGGGCAGCGTGCTTGTGGTGTTTTTGCAGCGCGACGGAGCAGTGGGCAGCGACCACGAGCCGCTGACACGCGGCTGGACGCTGCACCCCGATTTCCGCGTGGAGGAGCGCGACGTGCTGCTACGGGTGGATAACGACGACGCCTTTGCGGGCAGTCCCTTGATTCTCGAACTCCGCAGCCGGGGTGTGAGCCGCCTGAGCGTGCTGGCGCTACCGGGCAGCGCCGCCGAAGCAGCCACCCAGCAAGGAGCGCAGCAAGCAGGCTTTGCGGTGAGCCGCTGGCCAAAGGAAGGTCAATGA